Proteins encoded together in one Corvus hawaiiensis isolate bCorHaw1 chromosome 15, bCorHaw1.pri.cur, whole genome shotgun sequence window:
- the LOC125333924 gene encoding leukotriene C4 synthase-like, with the protein MLDQIHWLAAVTVLGVLEQAYFFLQVIYSRRLFGISPPKISGPPEFERIFRAQVNSSEYFPIFLALLWQAGLFFHQGLAAALGLLYLCARYCYFMGYKTSSSERLAPMYFSAGVLWILIAMSALGILHFFLSHYVGLNILQLLTA; encoded by the exons ATGTTGGATCAGATTCATTGGCTGGCCGCTGTGACAGTCCTGGGAGTCCTGGAGCAAG CTTACTTCTTCCTCCAGGTGATCTATTCTAGGAGGCTGTTTGGCATTTCACCTCCAAAGATTTCAGGCCCTCCTGAATTTGAAAGGATCTTTCGAGCACA GGTGAACTCCTCTGAGTATTTTCCTATCTTCCTGGCACTTCTGTGGCAGGCTGGACTCTTCTTCCATCAAG gtctggctgcagcctTGGGTCTGCTCTATCTCTGTGCCCGCTACTGCTACTTTATGGGATACAAGACATCATCCTCAGAAAG GCTCGCCCCGATGTACTTCAGCGCTGGAGTTCTCTGGATTCTCATTGCAATGTCAGCCCTGGGCATCCtgcatttcttcctctctcacTATGTAGGGCTGAACATcctccagcttctcacagcatGA